The sequence ACTATCGATCTGGTGGATTTGCAGAAAAAGAAAGTTGGAACGGTCGATCTGTCTCCGGTAGTCTTTGGGTGCGAGCCTCGCGCCACTCTGGTGCATGAAGCAGTGATTATGCAGCGTGCTTGCGAGCGTAGGGGGACAGCTTCGACTTTACGGCGAGGTGAGGTAAGTGGGTCTGGTAAAAAGCCCTGGAAGCAAAAGCATACAGGTCGTGCTCGAGCCGGCTCGCTTCGTTCTCCAGTCTGGCGTCATGGAGGGAGTGTATTTGGACCGAAGCCAAGAAGTTACGCCTATTCAATGCCCAAGAAAAAGTATCGGGCTGCTCTCCAGAGTGCGTTATCGGCTAAGGTAGCTGAGGAAAAGTTGTTTGTGGTTTCCGATCTTTCTCTGCAGCAGCCAAGGACGAAACTGTTG is a genomic window of Candidatus Nitrospira kreftii containing:
- a CDS encoding 50S ribosomal protein L4, with the translated sequence MPTIDLVDLQKKKVGTVDLSPVVFGCEPRATLVHEAVIMQRACERRGTASTLRRGEVSGSGKKPWKQKHTGRARAGSLRSPVWRHGGSVFGPKPRSYAYSMPKKKYRAALQSALSAKVAEEKLFVVSDLSLQQPRTKLLAQALRQFSGGAHTLVIIGKSQSEVLQAAENLNDVKVLSADQLNVYDIVRAHVILISERELGSVSEAWS